CCGCCTGCGCTCAGAGCCCCCTGCCAACTCGCCTCTGGACAGCGGGAGGACCTGAAGTCGTGGCCGTGACCGAGTCTGCGGTGGTACCGGTGGGGCGCGAGCCCGAGGAGACGCGGGAGGTCGTGTCCGGAGTGTCCGAGAGGGTGCGAGAGACGGTGCCCGGAGTGTCCGAGGGGGCGCGCGCGGCGCACGAGGGGATTCTGCGGCGTCAGTCGGCGCGCGAGTCGGCGGCCCGCACCTACGCGCGCGCCCTGCCGATCGTCCCCGTGCGGGCGCGGGGGCTGACCATCGAGGGCGCGGACGGGCGCCGTTACCTCGACTGTCTCTCCGGCGCGGGCACCCTGGCCCTGGGACACAACCACCCGGTGGTCCTGGAGGCGATCAGAAAAGTCCTCGATTCCGGGGCGCCACTGCACGTCCTCGACCTGGCCACACCCGTCAAGGACGCCTTCACCACCGAGCTGTTCCGCACGCTGCCCCCGGAGTTCGCCGCCCGCGCGCGGGTGCAGTTCTGCGGACCCGCCGGGACGGACGCCGTCGAGGCCGCGTTCAAACTGGTGCGCGCCGCGACCGGACGCACCGGAATGCTCGCCTTCACCGGTGCCTATCACGGGATGACCGCGGGGGCGCTCGAAGCATCCGGGGGCGCGACCGAGGTACGGGTCGCGCGCCTGCCCTACCCCCAGGACTACCGCTGCCCGTTCGGCATCGGCGGTGAGCGAGGTGCCGAACTCGCCGCGCGCTGGACCGAGTCCCTGCTCGACGACACCAAGTCCGGCGTGCCACGCCCCGCCGGGATGATCCTCGAACCCGTCCAGGGCGAGGGCGGGGTGATTCCCGCGCCCGACCACTGGATGCGCCGGATGCGCGAGATCACCGCGGCGCGCTCCATTCCCCTGATCGCGGACGAGGTCCAGACCGGCGTCGGGCGCACCGGAGCCTTCTGGGCCGTGGAACACAGCGGGATCACCCCGGACGTGATGGTCCTGTCCAAGGCCATCGGAGGCAGTCTGCCGCTGGCCGTCGTCGTCTACCGCGACGACCTCGACGTCTGGCAACCGGGCGCCCACGCGGGCACGTTCCGCGGCAATCAACTGGCCATGGCCGCGGGAACGGCGACCCTCGCGTACGTCCGCGAGAACGGACTGGCCGAGCGCGCTGCGACCCTGGGGTCCCGCATGCTCGCTCAACTCCGGCAACTGGCCGAGGAGTTCCCGTGCATCGGTGACGTTCGGGGCCGTGGGCTGATGATCGGCGTCGAGCTGGTGGATCCCGAGACAGCCCCGGACACCCCCACCGACGGTCCCCGGCCCGCCGCCCCCGAACTCGCCGCCGCCGTGCAGCGCGAGTGCCTGCGCCGCGGTCTGATCGTGGAGCTGGGCGGGCGCCGCGCGAGCGTGGTGCGACTCCTCCCGCCCTTGACGATCAGCGACGAACAGGCGACCGCGGTGCTCGATCGACTGGCGGACGCGGTGGCGACGGTGGCTGCGGCGGCGCGAGCGGGACTGGGCGGCGTGGCCGGGCACGGTCGGGGATCCGCATCCGGTGAGCACGCCGGATAGGACCTGCGACCGCCGCGGGCGGCCCCTACGGCGGTCCCCTCGACGGGCCCCGCGCCCGGGCGCGACGGCGACCCCACTCGGACCACCCCGCTTGTCCCCCACTCGACCGGACCACCGTCCGCCCACCCGGCCCGACCAGGAACGCCCCACGCCCCACGCACGCCAGTACCGCCCCGGTTCGTCGCCGCACGAGCCTGAACGACCCCGAGGAACTCTCTTGAACGCCACCCCCACACCCGACGGCCGTCCCGACACCCACGAGCGAGCGGCCTGTGGCACGCAGACCCCCCCGGCTCCGGGAGCCGACGCGGTCCCCCGGCAGAAGGGAGGGGCCCGGGAGACCGAGCGGCTGCGCGGCGCCACCGCCGACCTGCTGGAGCACCCCGCCGCCCACACCGCGGCCCAGGCCGCGGCGGTCGAGAACCTGTTGCGCTGCTGGGTACGCGAGAACAACCTGCCCGCCCCCACCGACGGCACCCTCCGCATCCCCCTCCCGGCCAGCGGCACCTCCCTCCTGACGCCGGTCCACCACTGGTCCCCGACCGGCTGGCACCGCTTCGGCCTCCCGCACCTCGCCGACGCTCCCGAGGGAGCACCGCCCGCCGACGCCGTCACCGTCGCGGCGCTGCTCGCGCGCCAAGCGGCGACGGGCCGGCGGACGACGAGCACGGCCGAGGTGACGTCGACGCCCGTTTCCGAGACCGGCACCGCCGGGGACGGTGCCGACCTGCTCGGCCGTGTCGCCGACTCGGTGCGGCGGACCGTCGTGTTCATCAACGACCGAAGGGAACGGCCCGCGGACACCCCCGACTTCTTCCTCGCCGCCGAACAAGCACTGGTGCTGGGGCACCCGTGGCACCCCACTCCGAAGAGCCGGGAAGGGCTCTCCGACGCCGAAGCGCGGCTGTACTCACCCGAGTTGCGCGGCTCCTTCCCGCTGCACTGGATGGCGGTCGCCCCCGCGGTCCTGGCGGCCGACTCGGCGTGGACGGAGCGCGGCCGACCCGTCCCCGCGCAGCAGATCACCGCGCGGCTGGCGGGAGCCGGGCTGTCCCTGCCCGACGGGTACACCGCCCTGCCGCTGCACCCCTGGCAGCTGGCCGACGTCCGGCACCGACCCGAGACCGCGGCCCTGCTCGACGCCGGACTGCTCCGGGACCTCGGCCCGCACGGCTCCGCCTGGCATCCGACCTCCTCCGTCCGCACCCTCTACCGCTCCGGCGCCCCAGCGATGCTCAAGCTGTCGCTGGGCCTGCGCATCACCAACTCCCGCCGTGAGAACCTCCGCAAGGAGCTCCACCGTGGCGTGGAGGTCCACCGTCTGCTGCGCAGCGGCCTGTCCAAGCAGTGGCAGTCCGCCCACCCGGGCTTCGACATCGTCCGCGACCCGGCCTGGCTCGCCGTCAACGCCCCGGACGGCACCCCCCTGGTCGGGCTCGACGTGATGATCCGCCACAACCCGTTCGGGCCGACCGACGACGCCGGCTGTGTCGCGGGGCTCGTCTCTCCCCGGCCCCACGCCCGACCCGGCGCACGCAGCGGATCCGAGGACCGGCCCGTGATGCGATCCCGGCTCGCCGAGATCGTCACCCGCCTCGCCGGACGCACCAGCAGGCCCCGTGGCGCCGTCGCCGCCGAGTGGTTCCTGCGCTACCTCGAGCACGTCGTACGCCCCGTGCTCTGGCTCGACAGCGAGGCGGGGATCGCGCTGGAAGCACACCAGCAGAACACCCTGCTCCTGCTGGACCCCGAGGGCTGGCCCACGGGCGGCCGCTACCGCGACAACCAGGGCTACTACTTCCGCGCGTCCCGGCGCGCCGAGCTGGACGCCCGGCTGCCGGGCATCGGCGAACACAGCGACACCTTCGTCTCCGACGAGGTCACCGACGAACGCTTCGCCTACTACCTGGCGATCAACAACGTGCTCGGCCTCATCGGCGCGTTCGGCTCCCAGCACCTCGCCGACGAACAACTGCTGCTCGCCGCCTTCCGCCGCTTCCTCACCGACGTGGCCTACGGCCCGGCCCGACTGCGTACGCCCCTGCCCGCCCACCTCCTCGACTCGCCCGTCCTGCGCTGCAAGGCCAACCTGCTGACCCGGCTGCACGGCCTCGACGAACTCGTCGGCCCGGTCGACACCCAGTCCGTCTACGTCACCCTCGCCAACCCGCTCCATTCCTGACGAAGCCGCCCTCACCGACCCCCTGCCATCCCTGACGAAGCCATCCTCGCCAACCCCCTGCCGGCCCTGAGGAACATGTCCCACCCCGTCTCCTGAGAGGAGCGTCGCCGTGCCTCCCACCGATGCGAGCACCGACGCCGGTACCGCCCCCGTCACCGACCTCGGCACCGACCCGGGCCCCGGGCCGGGCACGGACAACGAGGACACCCTCGACCTGCGCCTGCCCGACGAGCTCCTCGCGCTCCTCGGCTCCGAGGTCGAGTCGGCCGGGGGAGACGACCTGCTCGACCGCATCGGTGGCTGGGGCCCGATCGCCACTCCCGTGGGCACCTTCCACCTGGTCCCCGTCCGAGTGGAGCGTGATCTCCCGCTCGTCTCCCGTTGGATGAACGACCCCGCCGTCGCGGAGTTCTGGGAGCTGGCAGGGCCCGAGTCGGTCGCGGAAGAACATCTGTGCCGCCAGCTCGACGGCGACGGCCGCAGTGTGCCCTGCCTCGGTGTGCTGGACGGCACCCCGATGAGCTACTGGGAGATCTACCGCGCGGACCTCGACCTCCTGGCGCGTCACTATCCCGCCCGCCCGCACGACACCGGCCTTCACCTCCTCGTCGGCGGTGTCGCCAACCGCGGACGAGGCCTCGGCTCCGCCCTGCTCCGCGCCGTCGCCGACCTCGTACTGGACAGGCGACCGGCCTGCGCCCGCGTCGTCGCGGAACCCGACCTCCGCAACACGCCCTCCGTCGCCGCCTTCCTGAGCGCGGGCTTCCGGTTCTCCGCCGAGGTCGACCTGCCCGGCAAACGGGCAGCCCTCATGGTCCGGGACCGGAGCCTGCGCGATCTGTTGTAGCGCCCTGCCCTCACCGCACCGCTCGTTCCGATCCGGTTCCCTGCCAAGGAGTCCCCGTGCCGCGTCCATCCGCCACCCCGGCATCCGGAGAGCTGCCCGCCTTGTACGACCCGCCCGAGCTGCGCAAAGACCGATGGGACCAGGTCGGCCGCCGACTCCTCGCGAAAATGATCGGCGAGTTCGCCCACGAGGAGATCGTCAGACCGGAACCGGAGTCCGACCTGGAACCGGAGTCCGATCTGGATCCGGAGTCCGACCTGGATCCGGAGTCCGACCTGGATCCGGAGTCCCACCTGGATCCGGAGTCCGATCTGGATCCGGGTTCGGAGCCGGGTTCGGGGTCGGAGCCGGGTTCGGGGTCGGAGCCGGGGTCGGAGGCTCGACGGGGCGCGGAGGGAAAAGTGGCCCTGCTCCGCGGTGCGCACAATCCGGCGACCGGCCTCGACTCCTCGACCGGGGCGGCCTCCTCGCGACCCTCACCACGCCCCGCCTCCGCTCACCACGACACCCCGTACCGGGACACCCCGCGCGAGGACACCGGGCACACCGAGACCCTCCGTCCCTACGCCCTGCGCCTCGACGCCGGCGGCAGCCTCTCCTTCCGCGCCCGCCGCGCCTCGTACGACAGCTGGCGCGTCGACCCCGCCTCGCTCACCCTCACCGAGGACGGGGCTGAGCCGTGCCCCTTCACCGACCCGCTCGGCTTCCTCACCCGGGCCCGCGGCACGCTGGAGATCGACGGCGCGACGCTCGGCCACGTGGTCCGTGAACTGAGCACGACGCTCGCCGCGGACGCCCGCCTCCACCGCGACGCCCGTACGGTGGCCGAACTGGCCGACCTCGGTTACGCCGAACTGGAGGGCCACCAGACCGGCCACCCCTGGATCGTGCTGAACAAGGGCCGCCTCGGCTTCTCGGCGACGGACGCCGCCGACTGGGCACCGGAGGCCCGCAGAGCGACGCCGATTCCCTGGATGGCGGTGCACACCACGCTCGCCACCTACCGAGGCGTCCCGAGCCTCCACTCCGCCGAACAGCTCTACGCGCGCGAACTCGCCCCCGCCACGAGGGAGTCCTTCGACGGGGTACTACGCGCGCGTGGGCTCACGCCGGAGTCGTACCTCTATCTGCCCGTGCACCCCTGGCAGTGGGACGACGTCGTGCTGCCGCTGTTCGCGCCCTCCGTAGCCGCGGGAGCGATCGTGCCGCTGCCCTCCGACGGCGACCTGCGGCTCCCGCAGCAGTCGATCCGTACGTTCCTCAACGTCTCGCACCCGGACCGGCACACGGTGAAACTGCCGCTGTCCGTGCTCAACACCCTGGTCTGGCGCGGCCTGCCGACGGAACGCACGCTCGCGGCGCCCGCCGTCACCGCCTGGATGCACGCCCTGAGAGATGCCGACCCCTTTTTGCGGGACACCTGCGGGGTGATCCTGCTCGGCGAGGTCGCCTCGGTGACCGTGAACCACCCCGTGTACGACGCCCTCCCCGAAGTGCCCTACCAGTACAAGGAGTTGCTCGGTGCGATTTGGCGTGAGCCGGTCTCGCGCCATCTGGCGCCCGGTGAACGCGCGCGCACCCTGGCCGCGCTCCTGCACACCGACCCGGACGGCCGCGCCTTCACCGCGGAGCTCGTCGCCCGCTCGGGCCTCGCCCCCAACGTCTGGCTGCGCCGCCTCTTCGCCGCGCTCCTGCCGCCGCTGCTGCACTTCCTCTATCGGTACGGCACGGTGTTCAGCCCCCATGGAGAGAACGCGATCGTCGTCTTCGACGACCACGACGTCCCCGTCCGCCTCGCGGTGAAGGACTTCGTGGACGACGTCAACGTGAGCGCGGACCCCCTGCCCGAGCACGCGACCATGCCGGACGACGTACGGAACGTACTGCTGACCGAGCCGCCGGCGTTCCTGACCCAGTTCATCCACTCCGGGCTCTTCGTGGGGGTCTTCCGCTATCTCGCACCGCTCTGCGAGGAACAACTGGGCGTTCCGGAGGCCGAGTTCTGGGCGCTCGTCCGGGCGGAGATCGTCCGTCACCAGGCGCGCTTCCCCGAGCTCAAGGAGCGCTACGAGATGTTCGACCTGCTCACTCCGCGTATCGAGCGCCTGTGCCTCAACCGCAACCGACTGCACCTCGACGGCTACCGCGACCGTCCCGAGCGCCCGCACGCCGCGGTGCACGGCACGGTCCCGAACCCCCTCCACCGGCCTTGATCATCCGTCCCGTACTCGTTCTCGTCCTGATCGCGTCCGCAGGCCGGGCCTTGATCGCCCGATTGTCAGTGGCGCCCCGTAGGCTGGCAACGCTATGACAGAGCCCTCACTCCCCGAACTCCTGCATGCTGCCGTCACTGCTGTCGGCGGCACGGAGCGCCCTGGCCAGGTGACCATGGCCGAAGCCGTCGCGGGTGCCATCGACGACAGCTCCCACCTGCTGGTCCAGGCGGGCACCGGCACCGGAAAGTCGCTCGGCTACCTCGTGCCCGCGCTCGCCCACGGGGAGCGGGTCGTCGTGGCGACCGCCACCCTGGCGCTCCAGCGGCAGCTCGTGGAGCGCGATCTTCCGCGGACCGTCGACGCGCTGCACCCGCTGCTGCGCCGCCGCCCGGAGTTCGCGATGCTCAAGGGCCGGTCGAACTACCTGTGTCTGCACCGGCTGCACGAGGGCGTGCCGCAGGACGAGGAGGACGGCCTCTTCGACCAGTTCGAGGCGGCCGCGCCCACCAGCAAGCTGGGCCAGGACCTGCTGCGGCTGCGGGACTGGTCGGACGAGACCGAGACCGGCGACCGCGACGACCTCACGCCCGGAGTCTCCGACCGCGCGTGGGCCCAAGTGTCCGTTTCGTCCCGAGAGTGCCTGGGCGCCACCAAATGTGCCTACGGAGCGGAGTGCTTCGCAGAGATGGCCCGTGAGCGCGCCAAGCTGGCCGAGGTCGTCGTCACCAATCACGCGCTGCTCGCGATCGACGCCATCGAGGGCGCGCCGGTCCTCCCGCAGCACGAGGTGCTGATCGTCGACGAGGCCCATGAGCTGGTCTCCCGGGTCACCGGTGTCGCGACCGGCGAGCTCACGCCCGGCCAGGTCAACCGCGCGGTGCGCCGCGCCGCGAAGCTGGTCAACGAGAAGGCGGCCGATCAGCTCCAGACCGCCGCCGAGGGCTTCGAGCGGCTGATGGAGCTCGCTCTTCCGGGCCGCCTGGAGGAGATCCCGGAGGATCTCGGATACGCGCTGATGGCACTGCGCGACGCCGCTCGTACGGTGATCTCGGCGATCGGCTCCACCCGCGACAAGTCCGTCCAGGACGAGGACTCCGTCCGCAAGCAGGCTCTCGCCTCGGTGGAGGCGGTGCACGACGTGGCGGAGCGGATCACCAACGGCTCCGAGTGGGACGTGGTCTGGTACGAGCGGCATGACCGTTTCGGCGCCTCCCTCCGCGTCGCTCCCATGTCCGTCTCCGGCCTCCTCAGGGAGAAGCTCTTCGCGGACCGTTCCGTCGTCCTGACGTCCGCCACCCTGAAGCTCGGCGGTGACTTCAACGGAGTGGGGGCGTCGCTGGGACTCGCCCCGGAGGGCTCCGAGGGCGATGACCTCCCGCAGTGGAAGGGCGTCGACGTCGGCTCGCCCTTCGACTACCCCAAGCAGGGCATTCTGTACGTGGCCAAGCACCTGTCCCGCCCCGCGCGCGACGGCGACCGTGGGGACATGCTGGACGAGCTCACCGAGCTGATCCAGGCCGCGGGGGGTCGCACGCTGGGGTTGTTCTCCTCGATGCGGGCCGCCCAGCTCGCTGCGGAGGAGCTGCGCTCGCGCATCCCCGAGTACCCCATCCTGCTGCAGGGCGAGGAGACGCTCGGCGAGCTGATCAAGAACTTCTCGGCCGACCCCAAGACCTGCCTCTTCGGCACGCTCTCGCTCTGGCAGGGTGTCGACGTCCCCGGGCCCAGCTGCCAGCTCGTCGTCATGGACAAGATCCCCTTCCCGCGCCCCGACGACCCGCTGATGAGCGCCCGCCAGAAGGCCGTCGAGGAGAACGGCGGGAACGGCTTCATGGCCGTCGCCGCGACCCACGCGGCGCTGCTGATGGCCCAGGGCGCCGGCCGCCTCGTACGGGCCACGGGTGACCGGGGCGTGGTGGCCGTACTGGACCAGCGCCTCGCGACGGCGCGCTACGGCAGTTATCTCAAGGCGTCCCTCCCCGACTTCTGGTACACCACGGACCGCAACCAGGTACGCAGGTCGCTCACCGCGATCGACGCGGCGGCCCGGAAGGCGGAGGAGACGGTGGGGGCGGGGGAGACGGACGAGGCGTAGGTCCTTCCGGCGGCAGGCTGAGGGAACCCGCGCACTTGGCCCGAGGCGGGCCTGCCCGGGTGCCTCTACGGGCGGAGTTGCTCCGCCTCGGACGCCCCGTCGGCCAAACAACACCACCCAGACGGCCACACCCGACCTACCGGTCCTGCGGGCGGCCCCAGGTCGGGCGTGTGCTCTGAGGCTCGAGATCTCTGTCCCGGGCCACCTTCGATCCTCCCCGACACCCGAGCATGCCGCGCGACGCCCGCACAGGTCGCTGGTCTCCCGAGCATGCCGACCGGGGCCCGCATATCGGTCGGCACCCGCGCACCGCATGTGTGGCCCGGCGCCTGCGTATATCGCTCGGCGCCCGCGCATTTCCCTCGGAGCCTGTGGACGGTTCTCCTGCCCCCCGCGGGTAGAAGCCCCCGGGAGCAAGATCCCCTCGGGGGCGTGTCTCGTCGGGGCGGGCCATCTCTGGCACACCGCGCACGCCGCCGACTCCCCCCGCCTGACCGCCGGAGGGCAACGCACAGGGCCCCGGAACCGGCGCAGGTGGTCCCGGGGCCCGGTCAAGGGCGGGGCGGGGTGTCCCGCCGCCCGGCGCGTGCTGTCACACGCGCCGCAGCACCGCCACCACCTTGCCCAGGATGGTCGCCTCGTCGCCGGGAATCGGCTGGTACGCGGCGTTGTGCGGGAGGAGCCACACATGGCCGTCCTCACGCTTGAACCGCTTCACCGTGGCCTCGCCGTCCAGCATCGCGGCCACGATGTCACCGTTCTCCGCGACCGGCTGGCGCCGGACCGTCACCCAGTCCCCGTCGCAGATGGCGGCCTCGATCATCGAGTCGCCGACGACCTTCAGGACGAACAGCTCGCCGTCACCGACCAGCTGCCGGGGGAGGGGGAAGACGTCCTCCACCGACTCCTCGGCCAGGATCGGGCCACCGGCGGCGATACGGCCGACGAGCGGCACGTACGACGCGGCCGGCTTGCCCGCCGTGTCCGTGGGCTGTGCCGAGGACTGGTCGGAGCCCCGGACCTCGTACGCCCGCGGCCGGTGCGGATCGCGGCGCAGGAAGCCCTTGCGCTCCAGTGCCATCAGCTGGTGGGCGACCGACGAGGTGCTGGAGAGGCCGACCGCCTGTCCGATCTCCCGCATCGACGGCGGGTAGCCGCGTCGCTGCACGGAGTCCCGGATGACCTCGATCACCCGGCGCTGCCTGTCGGTGAGTCCCGAGCTGTCGGCGCGGATGCCGGGAGGTCGCCCTGGCAGGGAGCGCTTGGGCCCCTCATGATTCGTGGCTTCGTTCATCGCATGCACCGGCTCGAGTCGGCCCTGGGAGCGGTCCTGGGCAGTGATGGTGGCACTGTCTGCGGTGGTGGTCACGTCGGCCCCTCTCGATGGTCTCCCTGCTGGACAACGGTAGTTGCTTTCGAAAGGTTGCGCCAAACACACGTTCGAGTGAAAAATCGCGGATTGTCTGTCGTGATCATGTGTCTGGGTGTATAGCCAACGATGCATCCGGCGGACAAAAGGGCTCATTGCTGTACTCTTCACCGCCGGGGCGATGACCGTGCCGACAGATGTGGGCCGCGGCCCAGTCTGCCATCCGGCACCCCGTAAGTCGGGTACCGGCCCCCCTTCCGCGCGCTGACCACGGTCTCTCCGTGTGTCCGGGATCGGTATGGCCGTGCGGCACATGCCCTTACGTGCGCGACACGCGTGGCCTGGGTGAATTTACGGGTCGATCCCCACATCTAGTGGTTGGATTGCTGTAGCAGCCCAGAAGTTGTGGTCCCCCGGGTCTTCGAGCCTCCGGCCATCGCCTATGCTTGGGGCTGCTTCGAGGGGCCCGAGAGGTCCCGCGAGGTCTATGAGTCGTGCTGTGAAGGAGGGTTGGAGCCATGCACTGCCCCTTCTGCAGGCACCCCGACAGCCGTGTCGTCGACAGCCGTACGACCGATGACGGCACGTCGATCCGCAGGCGCCGCCAGTGCCCCGACTGCTCCCGTCGTTTCACGACGGTGGAGACGTGCTCGCTGATGGTGGTCAAGCGGTCCGGCGTGACCGAACCCTTCAGTCGTACCAAGGTCATCAACGGCGTGCGCAAGGCGTGTCAGGGGCGGCCGGTCACCGAGGACGCGCTCGCCCAGCTCGGCCAGCGGGTCGAGGAGGCGGTGCGGGCCACCGGGAGCGCCGAGCTGACCACCCACGACGTGGGTCTGGCCATACTCGGTCCGTTGCAGGAACTCGACCTCGTCGCCTATCTGCGCTTCGCGTCCGTGTACCGGGCGTTCGACTCGCTCGAGGACTTCGAGGCCGCCATCGTGGAACTCAGGGAAGAGACGAAGCAGCGCCCCGCCGCGGACGAGGAAGACGCGGGCGAGGTGGACGTGGCGGCCGCGGAAGCGGAGCGCCCGGAAAGCGACCGCGGGTCCGGAGGGGCCGTCCAGGTCCCCGTGCCCGCCAGCGCCGCCGACTGACGGAAGGGCCGACTCGGATCGGCCCCCAGCGGTGGCGACCAAAGACCTGTTGCGGGCGGCCGCGTAGTGGCGCCCGCAGCACCAGACACACACCGTGCCATGGGAAGAACGTGGCACTTCAGGGCGTTTTAGCCCGATACAGGGAGGCGGCATGACAGAGACGGCGAGCGGTCCGGCACGAGGTTCCCGCGCCAAGGGCACCAAGGCCAGCAAGGGACTGCGCATCGAGCGCATCCACACCACCCCCGGCGTGCACCCGTACGACGAGGTGGAATGGGAGCGCCGTGACGTCGTCATGACCAACTGGCGCGACGGCTCGATCAATTTCGAGCAGCGTGGCGTCGAGTTCCCCGGCTTCTGGTCGGTGAACGCGGTCAACATCGTCACCAGCAAGTACTTCCGTGGTGCCGTGGGCACCCCGCAGCGCGAGGTGAGCCTCAGGCAGCTCATCGACCGCATCGTGAAGACGTACCGGAAGGCCGGCGAGGACCACAAGTACTTCGCCTCGCCCGCCGACGCCGAGATCTTCGAGCACGAGCTGGCGTACGCGCTCCTGCACCAGATCTTCAGCTTCAACAGCCCGGTCTGGTTCAACGTCGGGACGCCTCAGCCCCAGCAGGTCTCGGCCTGCTTCATCCTGTCCGTCGACGACTCCATGGAGTCGATCCTCGACTGGTACAAGGAAGAGGGCATGATCTTCAAGGGCGGCTCCGGCGCCGGCCTGAACCTCTCCCGTATCCGCTCCTCCAAGGAGCTCCTCTCCTCGGGCGGCAACGCCTCGGGTCCCGTCTCCTTCATGCGCGGTGCCGACGCCTCCGCAGGAACGATCAAGTCGGGTGGCGCCACGCGCCGCGCGGCCAAGATGGTCATCCTCGACGTCGACCACCCCGACATCGAGGACTTCATCGAGACCAAGGTCAAGGAGGAGGAGAAGATCCGCGCCCTCCGTGACGCGGGCTTCGACATGGACTTGGGCGGCGACGACATCACGTCCGTCCAGTACCAGAACGCCAACAACTCGGTCCGTGTGAACGACACGTTCATGAAGGCGGTCGAGGAGGGCGGCAAGTTCGGTCTCACCTCCCGTATGACCGGCGAGGTCATCGAGGAGGTCGACGCCAAGACGCTCTTCCGCAAGATGGCCGAGGCCGCCTGGGCCTGCGCCGACCCGGGCATCCAGTACGACGACACGATCAACCACTGGCACACGTGCCCGGAGTCCGGTCGTATCAACGGCTCGAACCCGTGCAGCGAGTACATGCACCTGGACAACACGTCCTGCAACCTCGCCTCGCTGAACCTGATGAAGTTCCTCA
This portion of the Streptomyces mirabilis genome encodes:
- a CDS encoding diaminobutyrate--2-oxoglutarate transaminase family protein, with the translated sequence MRETVPGVSEGARAAHEGILRRQSARESAARTYARALPIVPVRARGLTIEGADGRRYLDCLSGAGTLALGHNHPVVLEAIRKVLDSGAPLHVLDLATPVKDAFTTELFRTLPPEFAARARVQFCGPAGTDAVEAAFKLVRAATGRTGMLAFTGAYHGMTAGALEASGGATEVRVARLPYPQDYRCPFGIGGERGAELAARWTESLLDDTKSGVPRPAGMILEPVQGEGGVIPAPDHWMRRMREITAARSIPLIADEVQTGVGRTGAFWAVEHSGITPDVMVLSKAIGGSLPLAVVVYRDDLDVWQPGAHAGTFRGNQLAMAAGTATLAYVRENGLAERAATLGSRMLAQLRQLAEEFPCIGDVRGRGLMIGVELVDPETAPDTPTDGPRPAAPELAAAVQRECLRRGLIVELGGRRASVVRLLPPLTISDEQATAVLDRLADAVATVAAAARAGLGGVAGHGRGSASGEHAG
- a CDS encoding IucA/IucC family protein, producing the protein MNATPTPDGRPDTHERAACGTQTPPAPGADAVPRQKGGARETERLRGATADLLEHPAAHTAAQAAAVENLLRCWVRENNLPAPTDGTLRIPLPASGTSLLTPVHHWSPTGWHRFGLPHLADAPEGAPPADAVTVAALLARQAATGRRTTSTAEVTSTPVSETGTAGDGADLLGRVADSVRRTVVFINDRRERPADTPDFFLAAEQALVLGHPWHPTPKSREGLSDAEARLYSPELRGSFPLHWMAVAPAVLAADSAWTERGRPVPAQQITARLAGAGLSLPDGYTALPLHPWQLADVRHRPETAALLDAGLLRDLGPHGSAWHPTSSVRTLYRSGAPAMLKLSLGLRITNSRRENLRKELHRGVEVHRLLRSGLSKQWQSAHPGFDIVRDPAWLAVNAPDGTPLVGLDVMIRHNPFGPTDDAGCVAGLVSPRPHARPGARSGSEDRPVMRSRLAEIVTRLAGRTSRPRGAVAAEWFLRYLEHVVRPVLWLDSEAGIALEAHQQNTLLLLDPEGWPTGGRYRDNQGYYFRASRRAELDARLPGIGEHSDTFVSDEVTDERFAYYLAINNVLGLIGAFGSQHLADEQLLLAAFRRFLTDVAYGPARLRTPLPAHLLDSPVLRCKANLLTRLHGLDELVGPVDTQSVYVTLANPLHS
- a CDS encoding GNAT family N-acetyltransferase, coding for MPPTDASTDAGTAPVTDLGTDPGPGPGTDNEDTLDLRLPDELLALLGSEVESAGGDDLLDRIGGWGPIATPVGTFHLVPVRVERDLPLVSRWMNDPAVAEFWELAGPESVAEEHLCRQLDGDGRSVPCLGVLDGTPMSYWEIYRADLDLLARHYPARPHDTGLHLLVGGVANRGRGLGSALLRAVADLVLDRRPACARVVAEPDLRNTPSVAAFLSAGFRFSAEVDLPGKRAALMVRDRSLRDLL
- a CDS encoding IucA/IucC family siderophore biosynthesis protein; translated protein: MPRPSATPASGELPALYDPPELRKDRWDQVGRRLLAKMIGEFAHEEIVRPEPESDLEPESDLDPESDLDPESDLDPESHLDPESDLDPGSEPGSGSEPGSGSEPGSEARRGAEGKVALLRGAHNPATGLDSSTGAASSRPSPRPASAHHDTPYRDTPREDTGHTETLRPYALRLDAGGSLSFRARRASYDSWRVDPASLTLTEDGAEPCPFTDPLGFLTRARGTLEIDGATLGHVVRELSTTLAADARLHRDARTVAELADLGYAELEGHQTGHPWIVLNKGRLGFSATDAADWAPEARRATPIPWMAVHTTLATYRGVPSLHSAEQLYARELAPATRESFDGVLRARGLTPESYLYLPVHPWQWDDVVLPLFAPSVAAGAIVPLPSDGDLRLPQQSIRTFLNVSHPDRHTVKLPLSVLNTLVWRGLPTERTLAAPAVTAWMHALRDADPFLRDTCGVILLGEVASVTVNHPVYDALPEVPYQYKELLGAIWREPVSRHLAPGERARTLAALLHTDPDGRAFTAELVARSGLAPNVWLRRLFAALLPPLLHFLYRYGTVFSPHGENAIVVFDDHDVPVRLAVKDFVDDVNVSADPLPEHATMPDDVRNVLLTEPPAFLTQFIHSGLFVGVFRYLAPLCEEQLGVPEAEFWALVRAEIVRHQARFPELKERYEMFDLLTPRIERLCLNRNRLHLDGYRDRPERPHAAVHGTVPNPLHRP
- a CDS encoding ATP-dependent DNA helicase, whose translation is MTEPSLPELLHAAVTAVGGTERPGQVTMAEAVAGAIDDSSHLLVQAGTGTGKSLGYLVPALAHGERVVVATATLALQRQLVERDLPRTVDALHPLLRRRPEFAMLKGRSNYLCLHRLHEGVPQDEEDGLFDQFEAAAPTSKLGQDLLRLRDWSDETETGDRDDLTPGVSDRAWAQVSVSSRECLGATKCAYGAECFAEMARERAKLAEVVVTNHALLAIDAIEGAPVLPQHEVLIVDEAHELVSRVTGVATGELTPGQVNRAVRRAAKLVNEKAADQLQTAAEGFERLMELALPGRLEEIPEDLGYALMALRDAARTVISAIGSTRDKSVQDEDSVRKQALASVEAVHDVAERITNGSEWDVVWYERHDRFGASLRVAPMSVSGLLREKLFADRSVVLTSATLKLGGDFNGVGASLGLAPEGSEGDDLPQWKGVDVGSPFDYPKQGILYVAKHLSRPARDGDRGDMLDELTELIQAAGGRTLGLFSSMRAAQLAAEELRSRIPEYPILLQGEETLGELIKNFSADPKTCLFGTLSLWQGVDVPGPSCQLVVMDKIPFPRPDDPLMSARQKAVEENGGNGFMAVAATHAALLMAQGAGRLVRATGDRGVVAVLDQRLATARYGSYLKASLPDFWYTTDRNQVRRSLTAIDAAARKAEETVGAGETDEA
- the lexA gene encoding transcriptional repressor LexA — its product is MTTTADSATITAQDRSQGRLEPVHAMNEATNHEGPKRSLPGRPPGIRADSSGLTDRQRRVIEVIRDSVQRRGYPPSMREIGQAVGLSSTSSVAHQLMALERKGFLRRDPHRPRAYEVRGSDQSSAQPTDTAGKPAASYVPLVGRIAAGGPILAEESVEDVFPLPRQLVGDGELFVLKVVGDSMIEAAICDGDWVTVRRQPVAENGDIVAAMLDGEATVKRFKREDGHVWLLPHNAAYQPIPGDEATILGKVVAVLRRV